From the Burkholderiales bacterium genome, the window GGGATATACGCCAACGAACCTGGCCTCGATCCCGCACTTCAACACATGCAATCCAAATCCCTTCGCAAGACAAAATGGTGAGCCGGGGCGACGTCTGGTGGGCAGCCCTGCCCGATCCAGTCGCATCCGAGCCCGCTTACGAAAGGCCGGTCGTCATCATCCAGTCCGACACATTCAATCGCAGCCGCATTCAAACGGTAATCGTCGTAGCACTCACCTCCAATCTCCGTCTCGCCGAAGCGCCCGGGAATGTGCGGCTGTCGGCGAAAAAAACCCGGCTGCCCAAGGACTCTGTCGCTAACGTGTCGCAGATCGTCACACTCGACAAAGCGTTTCTGACTGATCGATGTGGACGCCTGGATACTGCAACCATGCTTCGGATCGACGACGGCGTTCGATTGGTTCTATCCTTGTAAGTATCGGTTTCTCAAGTGCCGACCGAAGCCGATACTTGCCGCAAACTCATCGTTCCCAGGCTGCAAGCCCTCGGCTGGGACGATGAACCGCACTTGATCGCCGAACAGCGAACTATAACCGACGGCCGCATCGTTCCCGCGGGAAAAGGCTTCGTCCGCAAACCGACAAAACGCGTCGATTATCTGCTGCGCTACACGCGCGACTTCCCGCTTGCCGTGCTGGAAGCAAAGCGGGATATAAAAATTCCGCCGATGGATTGCAACAGGCAAAAGACTACGCGGAAATGCTTGGATTGAAGTTTGCCTACGCCAGCAACGGGCAGGACATCATCGAGTTCGATTATTTTACCGGCCTCGAAACCTCGCGCGGCGATTATCCAGCGCCTGACGAATTATGGCAGCGCTATCGCAACGACAGCGGGCTCGCCGCTCCGGAACACGCCGGTCAGCGCATATTGTGACGCTCGTTGTGACTGTCAACGGACGTGAGTCGATCTGGCTGCTGACTGATCGCCGTCTTTCCTTCAAGACCCGCGCGCCGAAGGATGATGCGCGCAAAGTGATGTTCCTCGAAACTACGGATGGCGTGGCCATTCTCGGATACGCCGGGCTTGGAGCTACCGCCCTCGGAACCGAACCCGCAGATTGGATGAGCGCGGTTCTGCGTGGCAGGAACCTTCCACAAGAGCAGTCCCTCGATGTACTGGCGGAAGCGATGAAAAAGCAGTTTCCGCAACACATGGTCGGAATGCCAGGGGACGGCGGGCCCGCTCACAACGTGATCGTTACGGCATTCCTTGGCAACGAGACAAGGCTTTATACAATCGACCTTGTTTTTGCGCCGGACCGTAAAAGCTACCACTTTCGCTACACACGCCACGTGATTGACAAACCGACACCGGCCACCCCTAGGCCGCCGCGGTTGGGGTTAGGCGGGACCGGCGCCCTGTACCTGATTCAAGACAAGAAGTGGAAACGGCCCCTGCTTCGCCTAGTCAGAGCTTATGACCGCGGCCAAGTGTCGTCCTGTGCGATGGCTGACCACTTGGCCAGCCTGAATAGCGAAGTGCATTTAGGCATCAGCGACAAATCAGTGGGGCCGCGCTGCACAGTTGCCTGGCGGAACAGAAAGGAAGGCGTTCACAAGGGTGGCGGTGGACATCGGTTCTATACCGGCACGACACGAGACGCCAACTCATTACCCCTGCCCACAATTGCGAACGGAATGGATGTAAGTGCTCTTGCTGGGGTGATGATGCCGCATATGTCCAAAATGATGGAGGCGATGCAAGCAGGCGACCCGCCAAAGGAGCTGGACAAGGACGAGCTCAATGCGGAGTTGGCTCGTCTCCCGGACAAACCCGACGAAAACCTTCGCTAGCGCCGTACTGAAAAGAATAATGGGGTTCGCGTAATTACCGGAGACACGCCACGAAACGTGAACGATCAAACTATGCGTTATAGACCAAAACTTGAAACCGCTGAAATGCGTGCTGAATATGATTTCTCGCGGGGCGTCCGGGGAAAGTATTTCCAGCAATACATGCAGAGCAGCAATGTAGTCGTCCTGGAACCCGACGTCGCCACCGCATTTCCAAATGCCGAGGCCGTCAACGATGCCTTGCGAGGGCTTATGCGCGTCGCACAGCGATCAGCAAGCCAAACCCGACATTGAGCGGACGCGCAAAACCGCGCGCCGCTCTCAACTTGAAGGTTTAGGCGACAACTTTCGAAGCGAAGATGCGCTTTCTCAGAAGCAAGTTGCAAACGACCGCTTTAATTCTCGCTTCCGCACTTGCTCTCACCGGCTGCTCGTGGCAAAGCGTGCGACCCGAACAGGCTCTTGACGGCGCCGGAGGCGGCGCCGTCAGCTTCGTCAATCGCGTGTGGCAGGTGGAGAATTCATCCGGTGTCGCGCCTGGGACGCTGTATGTGTTTCTGTCGGAGGGGACGCTGCTCATTACTTCCGCCAATAGCACGCCGCTGCTCGGGACATGGAAGTACGAGGGCGGAGAGTTAACCATGGTCGAAGAGGGCCGCCCTTACAAGACGGACATTCTCCAGTTGAGCGCAGACGAGTTCAGAATCAGAAGCAACAACCCGGGGGAACCGGTAGAGGTCAGGCTCGTCCCGGCCAAACCGGACGCCCTGCGTTGCCGAAAGAGCGTGCGCTTAACCGATCGACTTCGTACCGCCGGCCACGGAAGCTAGCCTCGATATGGCGGCTACGGACAACCCTTGCAGCCCTGAGTTTTCGCGCCTTCGAAATTCGCGCCTTCCAGTTTCGCGCCTTCGAGAATGGCGCCTTCCAGATTGGCCTTCCTGAAA encodes:
- a CDS encoding type II toxin-antitoxin system PemK/MazF family toxin — its product is MVSRGDVWWAALPDPVASEPAYERPVVIIQSDTFNRSRIQTVIVVALTSNLRLAEAPGNVRLSAKKTRLPKDSVANVSQIVTLDKAFLTDRCGRLDTATMLRIDDGVRLVLSL
- a CDS encoding lipocalin family protein — its product is MRFLRSKLQTTALILASALALTGCSWQSVRPEQALDGAGGGAVSFVNRVWQVENSSGVAPGTLYVFLSEGTLLITSANSTPLLGTWKYEGGELTMVEEGRPYKTDILQLSADEFRIRSNNPGEPVEVRLVPAKPDALRCRKSVRLTDRLRTAGHGS